Proteins co-encoded in one Capsicum annuum cultivar UCD-10X-F1 chromosome 9, UCD10Xv1.1, whole genome shotgun sequence genomic window:
- the LOC107842401 gene encoding KH domain-containing protein At3g08620 isoform X1, with product MSGLYNPTNFSPARAASPQIRNALDVDSSNQYLSELLAEHQKLGPFMQVLPICSRLLNQEILRVSGMLPNQGFGELDRLRHRSPSPMGSANLMSNVTGAGLSGWNGLPQERLSGPHGMSMDWQGAPASPSSYTVKRILRLEIPVDTYPNFNFVGRLLGPRGNSLKRVEVTTGCRVFIRGKGSIKDPDKEEKLRGRPGYEHLNEPLHILIEADLPASVVDIRLRQAQEIIEELLKPVDESQDYIKRQQLRELAMLNSNFKEESPGPSGSVSPFNTSGMKRPKTGR from the exons ATGTCAGGTCTATATAATCCTACTAACTTTTCACCTGCTAGAGCTGCTTCTCCCCAGATTAGAAATGCTCTAGATGTTGACAG TAGTAATCAGTACTTGTCAGAGCTGTTGGCGGAGCATCAAAAGCTTGGACCTTTCATGCAAGTACTTCCCATATGTAGCAGACTCTTGAATCAAG AAATTTTAAGGGTTTCCGGAATGTTGCCGAACCAAGGATTTGGTGAACTAGACAGACTGCGACATAGAAGTCCCAGTCCTATGGGTTCAGCAAACCTTATGTCAAACGTTACTGGAGCAGGATTGAGTGGTTGGAATGGACTTCCCCAGGAG AGGTTAAGTGGACCTCATGGAATGTCAATGGACTGGCAAGGGGCCCCAGCAAGTCCTAGTTCGTACACTGTGAAAAGGATATTGCGGTTAGAAATTCCAGTAGACACTTATCCAAAT TTTAATTTTGTCGGGCGACTTCTTGGCCCCAGAGGGAATTCATTGAAACGGGTGGAAGTTACTACGGGATGTCGTGTTTTTATTAGAGGAAAAGGGTCAATAAAAGATCCAGACAAG GAGGAGAAACTAAGGGGAAGACCAGGATACGAACATCTGAATGAACCACTCCATATTTTAATTGAAGCTGATTTGCCAGCCAGTGTTGTGGATATTAGATTGAGACAGGCACAGGAAATAATAGAGGAGTTGCTCAAGCCCGTG GATGAATCACAGGACTACATAAAGAGACAGCAGTTGCGTGAACTTGCTATGCtgaattcaaatttcaaggaaGAGAGCCCTGGACCAAGTGGCAGTGTCTCTCCTTTCAATACGAGTGGAATGAAACGTCCCAAGACTGGCCGTTGA
- the LOC107842401 gene encoding KH domain-containing protein At3g08620 isoform X2: MSGLYNPTNFSPARAASPQIRNALDVDSNQYLSELLAEHQKLGPFMQVLPICSRLLNQEILRVSGMLPNQGFGELDRLRHRSPSPMGSANLMSNVTGAGLSGWNGLPQERLSGPHGMSMDWQGAPASPSSYTVKRILRLEIPVDTYPNFNFVGRLLGPRGNSLKRVEVTTGCRVFIRGKGSIKDPDKEEKLRGRPGYEHLNEPLHILIEADLPASVVDIRLRQAQEIIEELLKPVDESQDYIKRQQLRELAMLNSNFKEESPGPSGSVSPFNTSGMKRPKTGR; encoded by the exons ATGTCAGGTCTATATAATCCTACTAACTTTTCACCTGCTAGAGCTGCTTCTCCCCAGATTAGAAATGCTCTAGATGTTGACAG TAATCAGTACTTGTCAGAGCTGTTGGCGGAGCATCAAAAGCTTGGACCTTTCATGCAAGTACTTCCCATATGTAGCAGACTCTTGAATCAAG AAATTTTAAGGGTTTCCGGAATGTTGCCGAACCAAGGATTTGGTGAACTAGACAGACTGCGACATAGAAGTCCCAGTCCTATGGGTTCAGCAAACCTTATGTCAAACGTTACTGGAGCAGGATTGAGTGGTTGGAATGGACTTCCCCAGGAG AGGTTAAGTGGACCTCATGGAATGTCAATGGACTGGCAAGGGGCCCCAGCAAGTCCTAGTTCGTACACTGTGAAAAGGATATTGCGGTTAGAAATTCCAGTAGACACTTATCCAAAT TTTAATTTTGTCGGGCGACTTCTTGGCCCCAGAGGGAATTCATTGAAACGGGTGGAAGTTACTACGGGATGTCGTGTTTTTATTAGAGGAAAAGGGTCAATAAAAGATCCAGACAAG GAGGAGAAACTAAGGGGAAGACCAGGATACGAACATCTGAATGAACCACTCCATATTTTAATTGAAGCTGATTTGCCAGCCAGTGTTGTGGATATTAGATTGAGACAGGCACAGGAAATAATAGAGGAGTTGCTCAAGCCCGTG GATGAATCACAGGACTACATAAAGAGACAGCAGTTGCGTGAACTTGCTATGCtgaattcaaatttcaaggaaGAGAGCCCTGGACCAAGTGGCAGTGTCTCTCCTTTCAATACGAGTGGAATGAAACGTCCCAAGACTGGCCGTTGA
- the LOC107842401 gene encoding KH domain-containing protein At3g08620 isoform X3, whose amino-acid sequence MSGLYNPTNFSPARAASPQIRNALDVDSSNQYLSELLAEHQKLGPFMQVLPICSRLLNQEILRVSGMLPNQGFGELDRLRHRSPSPMGSANLMSNVTGAGLSGWNGLPQEFNFVGRLLGPRGNSLKRVEVTTGCRVFIRGKGSIKDPDKEEKLRGRPGYEHLNEPLHILIEADLPASVVDIRLRQAQEIIEELLKPVDESQDYIKRQQLRELAMLNSNFKEESPGPSGSVSPFNTSGMKRPKTGR is encoded by the exons ATGTCAGGTCTATATAATCCTACTAACTTTTCACCTGCTAGAGCTGCTTCTCCCCAGATTAGAAATGCTCTAGATGTTGACAG TAGTAATCAGTACTTGTCAGAGCTGTTGGCGGAGCATCAAAAGCTTGGACCTTTCATGCAAGTACTTCCCATATGTAGCAGACTCTTGAATCAAG AAATTTTAAGGGTTTCCGGAATGTTGCCGAACCAAGGATTTGGTGAACTAGACAGACTGCGACATAGAAGTCCCAGTCCTATGGGTTCAGCAAACCTTATGTCAAACGTTACTGGAGCAGGATTGAGTGGTTGGAATGGACTTCCCCAGGAG TTTAATTTTGTCGGGCGACTTCTTGGCCCCAGAGGGAATTCATTGAAACGGGTGGAAGTTACTACGGGATGTCGTGTTTTTATTAGAGGAAAAGGGTCAATAAAAGATCCAGACAAG GAGGAGAAACTAAGGGGAAGACCAGGATACGAACATCTGAATGAACCACTCCATATTTTAATTGAAGCTGATTTGCCAGCCAGTGTTGTGGATATTAGATTGAGACAGGCACAGGAAATAATAGAGGAGTTGCTCAAGCCCGTG GATGAATCACAGGACTACATAAAGAGACAGCAGTTGCGTGAACTTGCTATGCtgaattcaaatttcaaggaaGAGAGCCCTGGACCAAGTGGCAGTGTCTCTCCTTTCAATACGAGTGGAATGAAACGTCCCAAGACTGGCCGTTGA
- the LOC107842401 gene encoding KH domain-containing protein At3g08620 isoform X4 codes for MSGLYNPTNFSPARAASPQIRNALDVDSNQYLSELLAEHQKLGPFMQVLPICSRLLNQEILRVSGMLPNQGFGELDRLRHRSPSPMGSANLMSNVTGAGLSGWNGLPQEFNFVGRLLGPRGNSLKRVEVTTGCRVFIRGKGSIKDPDKEEKLRGRPGYEHLNEPLHILIEADLPASVVDIRLRQAQEIIEELLKPVDESQDYIKRQQLRELAMLNSNFKEESPGPSGSVSPFNTSGMKRPKTGR; via the exons ATGTCAGGTCTATATAATCCTACTAACTTTTCACCTGCTAGAGCTGCTTCTCCCCAGATTAGAAATGCTCTAGATGTTGACAG TAATCAGTACTTGTCAGAGCTGTTGGCGGAGCATCAAAAGCTTGGACCTTTCATGCAAGTACTTCCCATATGTAGCAGACTCTTGAATCAAG AAATTTTAAGGGTTTCCGGAATGTTGCCGAACCAAGGATTTGGTGAACTAGACAGACTGCGACATAGAAGTCCCAGTCCTATGGGTTCAGCAAACCTTATGTCAAACGTTACTGGAGCAGGATTGAGTGGTTGGAATGGACTTCCCCAGGAG TTTAATTTTGTCGGGCGACTTCTTGGCCCCAGAGGGAATTCATTGAAACGGGTGGAAGTTACTACGGGATGTCGTGTTTTTATTAGAGGAAAAGGGTCAATAAAAGATCCAGACAAG GAGGAGAAACTAAGGGGAAGACCAGGATACGAACATCTGAATGAACCACTCCATATTTTAATTGAAGCTGATTTGCCAGCCAGTGTTGTGGATATTAGATTGAGACAGGCACAGGAAATAATAGAGGAGTTGCTCAAGCCCGTG GATGAATCACAGGACTACATAAAGAGACAGCAGTTGCGTGAACTTGCTATGCtgaattcaaatttcaaggaaGAGAGCCCTGGACCAAGTGGCAGTGTCTCTCCTTTCAATACGAGTGGAATGAAACGTCCCAAGACTGGCCGTTGA